The sequence GCTGGGTGTCCACCAGGTTTACTTCAAGACCATAACAAAGACTTCAACTGGTGGCTGTTCTTTCGGAAACGCGCGTCCGGTCACGTCCGTGCTCGGCCCTTTCCTGACCTGAGTGCCGGTGTCTGAAAGCCGTCGCCACAGCTGTGTTTCTTGAGCTGCCTGGAGTCGGAGAAGCCCCGGCGGCAGCGGCTGCAGGGGTACAGCTTCACGCCCGTGTGGATCTGCATGTGCGACTTCAGCTGGTTGGACTGGCTGAACTTGCTGTGGCAGACCTGGCATTGGTACGGCCGCTCTCCTCGGTGGAGTCTGGCGTGTCGGTAGAAATTATTGCGTGTCCTGAAGGCTCTGCCGCACTGCTCGCAGGTGTACCTCTTCTCTCCGGTGTGGAGCGTCACGTGCTCCTTCAGGCGGCTCGGCTGCAGGAAGGTCTTCCCGCACACGCCGCAGCTGCTCGGCTTCTCCTCGCCGTGCTGCCGCATGTGGTAGACAAAAGTACATTTGCGGTGGAAGCACTTCCCACAGGTAGCGCAGACGAACTTGTTTTCCTCGCTGTGGGTTTCTTGATGAACTCGTAGCTCGCTGGCACCGGAGAATCCTTTGTGACAGACCGAACAGCTGAAGGTCTTCGGCCCTGCTGGACCTTCTCCCTGCGAACTCTGTGCCTTCTCTTGGTTGCGGTGCACCACCTGTTGGTGCTCCAGCAGTTTGGAGTTGTAGAAAAATGTCTTCCCACACAGGTCACACATAAACGGTTTCTTGGCACCGTGAACAAGCATGTGGGTCTTGAACGACCAGGTTCCTGAGAACTCCTCCCCGCACTTCGGGCACCTGAAgggcttctcacctgtgtggacaCGAAGGTGTCTCTGCAGGTTGTTCTTGAGACCAAACCCTATCCCGCACGTCTGGCAGACGAAGGGTTTTTCCCCCGTGTGGACGACCTGGTGCTGCACCAGCGCGCGTTTCAGCTTGAAGGTCTTGCCGCAGTCGGAGCACCTGAACGGACGCTCCTCTGAGTGCACTTTCTTGTGAGAAATCAGGTGAGCGGAAGTCCTGAAACTCTTCCCACAGGTGGCACAGCTAAACGGTTTTGCTCCGGTGTGAATGGACTGGTGCTCCTGCAGGACGCTCTTGGCAGCGAATCCTTTGCCGCAGCTGTCGCAGGTGAACGGCCGGAGTCCGGTGTGAACCGCCTCGTGCCGTTTCAGCAGGCGGATCTTCGCGTACGCCTTCTCGCAAACGGAGCACTTGAAGAACTTCTGTGCTTCGTGGTGTCTCAGGTGGGCTTTGAGGTCCTGCTGGAGTCTGTACCGTTTGTCACACTGGCTACAAGGCCACATTTCctgcctcttcttctctctggcCGGTTTTACTTCGTGGGCCTGGAGGTGAGTTTGGAAAGTCTTTTCTTTGTGGAAGCGTTTGTCGCACTGGCGGCAGGAGAAAGGCTTGTCGTGACGTCTCATGTGCTTCTTCAGCTGATGTCGGTAGTGGAAGCCTTTGTTGCATTTCTCACAAAACACTCGCTTCTGCTGAtgctcctccttcttcctgaAGCCTGCAGGTGAGGaaacaagagcagcagcacctgTCTGCACAAAACCTTTCAGGAACCAGAATGATTTTCTTAGTTTGACCTGTTCTGAAATCTGCTTTCACCTGCCGACGGTCCTCCAGAGTCTTCGGGTTTGTCCTCACTGAGCTTTGTCTCCGTGTCCTGTAGAGAACAAATCCACAGAGGGGACTTGTTGATTTGTTGATCGGTTGTAAAGGGTATTAAAGTCTGCAATAGTTGCGTCATTCTCAGCCAGTGGGTCCGGTTGAGCTACTGTTGGATCTGAGTGTGCTGAAGAATTCCcatgaacaaaaatgtcaaatcaaaatGCTAAATTTGAGATGAGAGCAGGCGGTGACGGCGAGTCGATCGTGGTTGTCAAATGATTTTGCTGATGTTGCTGTAAATCTGTGAGCGGGTAAAGAGGATCAGCAGGAGCTCCCCGGGTCCTCCTTTAGCcgtgtgcagctgctgtgaggACAACCGGAGACGGACTGACTGAGTCTGTTTGGCTGCACCGTCACAGCTTACTGTGCTGCTGAACCTGCCGTCACCACGGTAACCACGGCTGGAGGGAGATCTTAATGATTACAGCACAACATCACAACCCCCTGCTGACAGTAAAAGTCTTTGGGTGTCGTACTGCGCCGCGTCGCGTTTGCAGGACCTCCCAGGACGACTCAGTCCGGTTCACCAGCCGACGACAACCTCGGGGTGAAACTCACGCCTCAGTCTGAACTGAACATCATTACCTTTGTTCAGGTAAACTGAGGTTTGACTGCAGCAGACTGTGCAGGTGTTTCACAGGTGTCCCCACTCAACTGGCCATTAAGTGGATTTTTCCCCCCAATCTGTAAACAATCCCTTAAGAAAGTTTTAATACTTCTGGGGACATTTGTGGCGTGTTTGCTTCTGGTGCCACACAACACTGCAGTGTaaatggaacacacacacacacgcacacgcacagacCGACCTGAGGCTGGGCGTCGACTGCTGATGAATCCTCAGCCTCCGGGGGGGTCTCCGGGCTGTCTGCTGTCGGGTCGGGGCGAGGCTGGCTGGCGGCAGGCTGGGAGGTCTGTCCCGTGGCCGCGTCAGAAGCCGCCGCCTCCTGAGCCGTCAGATTCAGACGGACGGGCACGGAGGCGAGGCCGGGCAGAGGGCGACTCGTCACCACCAGAGGAGCTGAGGGCTGAGCGGAGGTCTGACCCGTGGACACCACAGACCTCAGGATGGCCACCGACAGAGCGGCAGGGTCCGCCACCTTCTGATTGGTGTACAGAGACACCACGGGGCTCCCTGTGGTTGCCACggtgacagaagacaaaaaaaaattagacCAATGGTGGAAACTAACCAACTTGTCAAAGACTGTACTTCCACACAATTTTGACCACACCAAACTTGAGCATCTGAATATTATTTGACAGCCCTGTAACAGAATTAATTTAGCGGACAGGACAGTGAAAACCAGGATGTCCTCcatttaaatgtgaatttgGTTAAGACCTGCTCGGATTGAGATTCCAGGTGTGATTTGGCGCTACAGACatgagctgaactgaactgaaaacaagaTAATATTCGTTATTCGTGTACCCGGTGCCTGTGTTTAACCGCCTGGGAAGTAACACCGAGTACTTCTGACTACATGTCTGACAGGTTGTCCGTCCGGTCTCACCGAGCAGCGACCCGCCCTGCAGCAGCACATGGACCGGCCCGGTCAGGGTCTTCTCCCTGCGGTCTCTGTCCAGCAGCTCCCTGGTTGTCTCACTTGTCTCTCTCGTCCTCTTCAGGTCCCGGTCCAGGTGAGCCACCTCCCTCCTCAGCCGGCCCACCTGGCTCCGCAGCTGTTTCTCCAGCTGGAAGGCGGCGGTGATGTTGGCCTTCAGCTCGGCCTCCAGCTGCCCCACCTCCGCCCTCAGAGCGCGGTTCTCCTGCAGCAGTTTGGCGGATGTGTCCCGGTACAGCTGGCTTATTTTGTGGGTTAAGTCTTTCCCCATGTCCTGCAGGATTTGTGTCGGTGTTGCCGCTGCTGCCCCGCCTCCCGCGGCGGGAGCGCCCCGCTCCAGCGCGGTGACGGTGGCCCGGACTGAGACCTCCACCACAGTCCGTGTCTGCCTCTCGAAGCTGTCGTTAACACTAGCGTCCATTTTTATCTCACCAGAATTGTCTCGTCCGCCATTTTCTGTTAATGTTACACGTGGAACAAACCTGTCGAAACTTTTCTTTCAGCTAAAGCAAAGTAGTTACGGTTGTTTTCGTAGCGGCGAGTACAGTGAGCGAAAGCGAACCAAGATCTGTAGTCCGGAAAAGCTGCAGCTGGGGCGCATGCGTCGTCCGTGAAGTTTGTGTGAACGCATGCTCAGTTCTTGTCTGCTCCGATTTAATTGGATTTTCACGTCAGcgtttaaattaattaatgatgaTTCATTAAAAActactaaataaacaaaaaaaataccaacaaaattcaacaataaattgataaaaaatatttcaaattcgtttattttttgtattaatggccctaatcagaatcagaattcctttatttaaatTCTCTAATTGActaaatacacattttcatgtatgtttattttatttccctcttCTTCTATTCAGTTATGTTTGTTTCagcattaatttatttatttacacattacatgtatttcaaaaacaaatatgtaaacACATATTAACACACACGACATATACAAACCGTGGGAATACCAAACATGTGAAGATGTATGGGGGCAGCAAACAGTTCCGCAGGTCTAAAGAAAGATCACAGGTCGCCCCTGCAGAGCAGCGCGCTGGCTGGGCATCGTGTGCAGATGTTCGCTGTTGTTTCAGCAGAGGTGCACAGAGATGCTCCACTTCCTGCTCTCGTGTCTCGTATCTTCCTCTTCCCTGCTGgattcctcttcctcccattcTCCTGCAGAACAGAGCGGCGTGGGTGGAGGCCGTCCACGGACGTGTGCGTCCTCACGCTGGCACAGCCGTGAGGAGGCGGCTCTGAACCGGAGCTCTCAGCTACAGTCACCACCATGTatgaaaattaatgttgaaatattaaagCTGTGAGACAGTGTGACAACGTgatttcatatatatttcatttttattcatttcacctgaGGAGGAAATAATTTCTGGTATTTAAAGAAAAGGTCAAagtctgaagaagaagaatcactttgcagtgaaacacacacaggagcagtgggcagcatcaagcgcccggggagcatattggggggttaagtgccttgctcaagggcacatcagccagctagTGAAAGGGGGGGGgtgcatttttcgcattaatcactccagtgggggaatcgaaccggcaacCCTCCGATcgcaagccgcttctccaacctctgggccacggctgcccccacaaAAAGAACCTCTCACCGTACCTGCAGAAGGACTTCTGTCACACTCACTTTGAGTACATTTTGATGATAATCTTGAATGTCAGActtttttgatgtgttttatatGTTGGAATGGTGCTTTTATTTGAGTTAAGGACCTGAGTTCCTTCACGTCGACGCACTCAGGCCTCACTTTACCTtcttcacctgcagcaggtgtgtgttgcCTCTGAAGTCTTTCATGTGTAGAAATCTTGTGACTCTGGGATCTAACAGTAACTGACCTTCTGTGCTTTAAGCCAGCTTCAAGTTCATACGGACAAACAGTTTACATATTTGACTTGTCTAAACTCAGTTTCCAAACACGTTTTGGCAGCGCGGCAGTGGACTCATTACAGGTTATTTCAGGTTAAGTGAGTGGCTGAATGCTGTGTTTTGGGGCTTTATTTGGACATGAGGTTATTTTGTCCACTGCAGCCTCCGAGCAGAAGACTGAACCTCAGATTTTACCCCAACATGGAGAAGAAGCTTCATGTTGATGccacagataaacaaacacagatgatgtGCACACAGGTGGAAGGTGTCTGGAGGGAGGAGTGGAAaggggaagaggaagtggaagtgGAAAGACGGAGGGCtaaaaaaggacaaagtgaaaacatctgtcCAGCAACAGTCTGACACACATCCTGttagctgctgacagacagactgactgactgggataatgtttaaatgaagtgtacactgatgtttattttaattttctgaggTCCAGAAACATTAAATCCAGCTTTTTGAGTCACCACATTTGGATAAGAGGATGGAGCTGGTGGATGGTGACCTGATTGGATACTGAGAATCTGAGGACAGTCTGTCTTAGCCCCGCCCTAAAGCAGTCCCCTCTTTGACTGTAAATGGAAGCATAATTTACAGAATCAACCTCATGCTGTAGTGCAGCAGACTTCACACCAGcaactgagaccataaactgATCAGGAATCTGATTACTGAGGTCATCATTCAAGTGAGAAGTGGGCTGATTTTCTCATAAACTCACATACTTGAAACTAGTGctgtcgccccctgctggacatgaGAGAGACTGCAGCTTTAaggcttcacttttcagtgtTGGCATGTctccctcaggatgaactgtaataatGTCCATGATcctaacattagcatgttagcattgttacTGTGAACAGCTTTGCatactgatgttagcatttagcatgtTTGCAGAGAATCAGCAGAATcctgaaggggggggggcacagagacaggaagaggaactGGTCCACTCACGCTGACTCAAAGTCTCAGCCCTGAAGACACTTCATGACTTTCAGTTTACTCAGTTTGAATTATATGACTGGACACAGCAACATCTGTATGGGAGCCTGAGTGAACATCTGACTGTTTGTATGGTGAGTAGactcattcagacacacacacacacatttgttttatatgttaAGAAATGTAATTCCACAAAGCTTCCATTAAATGATGGATGATACTTGCATTGTTTTTTGGGTTTAGTGCACAACATCAGGCCAGATGTTAAGTCATCACCAAATAAGAGACGTGATGTTTATCAGAGAcaaaatacaaagcaaacagctgatgcaaaacaaacagcacaatcGAGCCAACAAAGCTGAGTTTGTTTCAAACCGcatgctgctgtcattttaaatttaaaagctgaatgtttttccacttttccacaTGCAATTGAAAAATTAACTGCAAAATATATGCAGGGATGAAATTCAAAAGGagcatacatttacatttcatttcataattgTATCCTGTAAGAtgtcaaacagcagtgaaaaaaagaccaaaagtcTTCCAATCAGTGGTTGAATATCTTTTCAAACAGAGATATTCAATAactcacagagaaaaacatcaaacactCAAACCTACAGACTTTAACACAATCGCTTCATAGAACAAACGTTGGCTGTTGGTTTAaaagtctgactgactgatcaacTCAACGTTTCAGCTTCAGTCGCATTAatcagtttgactgacatttttgtattttaatggtCAAATGACTACATGAGATGAAAGTGGTGAGCAGCGGTGGACGTATGCGAGCTCAGTTTTGGGTTTCCTGCCAGAGTTTGTGGTAGCGACCGCACATTCAGGCCACgctgaggagcagctgaagcgctgtggtttgtttgttttctgagtaAATATTGCATGTTGTGGTTAGATGACCTGTTTCCTGCACCCATTTTTCTTTGGAAACGACCTTCTGCCACCTCATCATTTCTTCCTTTTAGTctttaaatatcattttattttctcatgaaGTGAAACGTCCTGCACGCGAAATAAATCCTAAGAGCTCAACGTGTGCTTCTCATTGAAACACACTCAGAAAGAAGTCagatgcagagaagaagaaaatgcaacaacagcaaaacaagaaaacccaGCAAGCTGCCCACACATCAGCAGATCAGACGTCgactgcagaaacacactgacactcaaACATCAGACTGTGAGCATGCAGTACGATTAGGAGAAAGTACAAGATCAAAGGTACTGGAGAAACGTTTTGTAGTTACTAGTTAGACTACTGGACATCAAAAACATTCGCTGTATTTCAGGATGTGGCAGAATCCCGTGCCGACGGTCTCGTCTGGCGTTGGGGTGGCAGCGAACAGTACAGCTGTGTGCGATCCGCATACAAATAGCAACATTCAGTGGGTGAAGTGGGCTCAGGTCCAGACCAGAACCTGCCGTCCCGGCCGATCCACCAGAGCAGGACAGTTGTGAGATGTTGTGTGCAGAATGAGAACGTGACGGTGACACGGTGGACCAGCAGACGggttagaagaagaagaagaatcactttattgacagtatatatatttttacacacacacactgaattcgtcttctgcattaatcccatccttagttgaacacacacatgcaacacccggcaaattacatgcagtgaaacacacacaggagcagtgggcagcatcaagcgcccggggagcatattggggggttaagtgccttgctcaagggcacatcaaccggctaatgggggggggggcatttttcacattaatcactccaccacaccccaaaatttttcctgcccgtcctgTGGGGGAATCTAACcggcgaccttccgatcacaagccgcttctccaacctctagaccaCGGCCGCCCCCCTGGCGCATGCATGCCGCCATGCCACCCAAATTACGTGCCGCACGTTGCCAGACGGGATCACGTACGAGCCACAAGGCAGTGAGCCCAGGTGTGATCCCTGCGGCACACCTGTCCAAGCACATTTAAACGTGACAGCTCGCAGTGACACCGTCTCATTCCTTCACACAAACGGGCGTCgcacagtgacagtgagagaCTCTTGCTAAGGTTCTAATCTTGATAATCTTTGTCTGCACGTACACACTTCCTCTGAATATCATCTCATCTGAACTACTGTTCTACTTCCTATGGCAGCCGCAACAGGCCGAAAGCAGAAgttgttcttttctttactgtatCACCCACAATGCCAACCAAAAGCCACGAGTCAACTTTAAAGAAGCTACTAACAAATGTCCGAGAGACATTCAGCAGAAAATCCATACTGAGTTTCAGTATAAATCTGCTGAGTGAGCAAATCAAACATCCTGATCTCATCCATGTCCCTCAGAGGATGAAACCTGTACATTTTAATGGCCCTGTGACGTCTCCCTCAGCTGGTTTCCGTCCAGTGATAAGAACTGATCAATAAATCATTAGTATGTCATTTGCTTCGGTCATCACTTCACTGCCAGATCACTGCAGCCTGTAGGGGGCGCTAACAGGGCTTCACACTGAGCTTTAGCCCTCTGGGTGGGCACTGAAACTGCGGGCAGGGGAATGAAGGAACACGTCGTAGTCCCGTAAAGCCTCCGGACGCTGAGCGCTCGTGGAAGCTAGTTAGCTGAGCTGGCTAACTGCTAGTTTGCAGTGGTGAAAGAAGTAAGCAGAccctttacttcagtaaaagtactaataccacactgtggAAATACTTTAATGCAAGCAAATTTCCTGAATTTAAAAAGTAAGCAGCCAAATGCAGTACTCACAGTACTGCATTTGActcacagtgcagtaaaatgttcctgTGATCGTCTTAATGTTTTACCTGGTGTGTTTGGATTAATATCACAGATGAATAAATCTTTTGCTGAATTTGAATTCAGTGCGAAGGGCATGAAACAAAGATCGGCCCCCGGAGTCGAGTCCGGACCCCGTAGCTGCTGGAGGGTTTGTGCAGCTGTTTGGTTGCAGTCGTTTAGTGCGGACACTTCGAGCTGGGAGGGATCACAGCTGTTCCACGTTCACGATGTGGTCAGCATaaacacaggaagtcagaggGTTGGTTTAAAGAAGACCCTGAAGTTTTTGAACATGAGCATTCCTTTCATATTTGAACTGGATGTGAGCGGCTTCGCGGGTCAGATCAGCGCAGGTGAGAAGCCTGAGTGTGACCTCTTCAGTGTTCAGAGGTTTCTCAGGTTGAGATCCTCCGGGTTGTTTTAGTTGCACTTCTGCAAAGAAGAGCAGAAGTCACCAGTTCAAGAGGAGAGCTAAAAATACGAGACTGGGGGCAGGAAAGCAAACGTCGGCCTGGTGTCGTCCTCACGGCTGATGTCCTGTTTGTGTAAGAGTGGATGAAGGAGGacgctgagtgtgtgttggacTGGGATGAATCAGCGCTTggagggaagtgtgtgtgaacagcaggatgatttttatttgtgcatgaGCCCCAGTGTAAACAGAGCGCAGTGCGTCCCGCTCTTGAACATAAAAGGCTGCTGTGGGGAGTTAACGGAGCTTCGGCGCAGACGGAAGCTGCTCCTGTTTTTGGCGTTTAATTGTTAAAGGAGACGCTGAGGGTCTGCCGCTCGGTGAAACAGCTACTGGACGGATCGTGACGAAATGTGCTTCGGGTATTCGCGGACTCCTCGGGATGAACCGCGCTGACTTTGAAGATGCTCTGACTTTTCATgtagcaccatcatcaggtcagcaTTTAACTTTGGTTTACCTGCAGAGCTAATGACGTTCTCATCAGCCTCAACTGCACTTTGTGCTAACtgctaattagctaatgttagcttgtcAGCTAAGCGATGTTGCACACGGGTGACCTCATACCtgataaacatcagcatgttaagcAAGTGGAATTCAGATGTGAGCATTTGGCTCAGATGTCTGTATggctgaaagaagaaaatatacaAGTACATGTACTGAATACTTGTACTGTATACAAGAGAGAGTCAGTGGCCTGGGATGTTGTTGGTTCTGCGTGACATCAAGAGGCGACTGGTTGGACTGGTGTCACTTCTTTCCTTTGTAAAATCCTATAAGAACAGACAAAGAAGACTCGGTGACTTCCTTCATGGAAGAAGAAGTTAAATTAGGTTCAGAACTTATTGTAAAGACAATCTGAAGTTTCCAAACGGTTTTGCATCCTTGTAAATGTGATCCAGTCTGAGACATGAGGATatacagtgaaagtgaaacactTTCTTTATGTTCccactgtgttgtttgtgtgtttccagggATGGATATCCTCAACTCCACCCGCGTCCCCACCAACCAATCAGACTTCGGCAGCACCTTCACCCGCCACGTCCTGCCGCCGCTCTACTTCACGATCTGCGTGGTGGGGCTCATCCTGAACATCGTGGCTGCCTTTATCTTCTTCAGGGTGACCAGTGACTCGGGCCTGGTGGTGTACTTGAAGAACATGGTGGTGGCGGACCTCCTCATGCTGGTCACCTTTCCCTTCAGGCTGTTGGCTCAGCTGGGCCTTGGCGGTTGGCGCCTCCATGTGGTCACGTGTCGCTACACTGCTGTACTCTTCTACTCCTCCATGTACGTGGGGATCCTCTTCATGGGCCTCATCAGCCTCGAGCGCTACATGAAGATCGTCcgacactcctcctcctcttcctcctcctcctgcaggtccCGATTTTGCAGGGCATCCTTGCTGCACCTCATGCAGAGTGTCGGCTTTGCCCGGGTGCTGGCGCTCCTCGTCtggagcctcctcctcctctgcgtCTTGCCCAACGTCCTGTTGACCAGCAAGCCGGCCCATGAGGGGAACTCGCGGCACTGCATGCAGCTGAAGACGCCGCTGGGCGTGCAATGGCACCGGGCATCCACCCTCTTCAGCGTTAGCCTGTTCTGGGTGACCCTGCTGGTCCTCGTCTTCTGCTACACCTCCATCGCCTGCCAGGTCTACCGGTCGTACCGCCGTGTGCGCcacaacaacagtgacatcCGCCGTAGGTCAAACCGCAGCATCTTCAGCATTCTGGCAGTGTTCTTCGTCTGCTTCGTGCCGTACCACGTCAGCCGCGTGCCGTACACTCTGAGCCAGATGCCAGCGTCGGGCTTCAGCCGGGACGCTCGCTTCCTGCTGTTCCAGGTGAAGGAGGGGACGCTCTTCCTGGCGGCGCTCAACGTCTGCCTCGACCCCATCATCTACTTCCTGATGTGCCAAACCTTCAGGGAGTCACTGCTGAGGAAACTgtcaggaagagagaggagaagatcCCTGACCACCGCCCAGAGTCTGTCCAACATTTAGGACAGAGGAGACATGAGAGGAGACGAGAATCGTGAAGTATGAAGTGCAGACAATGTCCAGAGAATCAGTTGTCAGAGGTGTCCTTTCACACATGTAGGACAGTGTGTTCCCAGCTGCTGGAAACAGCTGGTTTAGACGAGGGGTTAAGCCTCGGTggtgcaggaggtggaggagaacgaggaggaggaggaggactcaTTGCAGTGTCATGTTTGACTAAAGGAATGACTGGGGGAAAGAAGTTGGCCCTGAATGCACCACCTTTACACGTTTCTCTGAAAGCAGATCATTTCATTTATAGTTTAACTTACACATCCCAGTTTTCATTTTAGGAAGGCAGCATTTCTTTACAAGCCATCCGCCCTGCGAGATCTCAGGAAAGctttgagggaatttcttcacaCTTGGCCCAAacgtccacttggactcaaagatgaactgattagaatttggaGGTCAAAGATGAACTTCACTGTGACGTCTTCGTGTTTTGAGTCTGGACACACCTGGGTGGAGTCTTGACTGGTGGGTGGAGGCGTACAGAAGAGGTCATTCCAGTTGTCATCACATCATGTTGTAATGTGGCATTTTCAAGACTGATGTaatgtattatgtatgtatatcGTGAATAAACAGTCACATagtagtttttatttatctttggaGAACCACACAGATCTAACTGCTGTTGCGTTCGTTTCTCCTCCACATTCGTGTCGTGACTGACAGAAAGTTCTGCTGACTTGTGGTTTTGCGGCTCTGAGGTCACATGACTTACTTCTCTCTGGAGTGTTGCTCCAACCACAGGAACATCTGTAAGGATCAGCTGAGATCAGGAGTTACGGAGCGTAACTGCAGCCCAGTTTCTGTGTAGTTACCAAGCGTGACCACTGGGGGGCAGCGTGCACACATGATGAGAAACACTCATGTAAAAGCagcatattttttatttcaatgtgaaattaaaaaaaatgtaaaattactaAAATAATTAGGACTACTGCACAAACaagtatatatatgtatatatatatatatttatatatagaaACAAATAAGTTCTTAAATCCAGCATTTCACTCCTCTACTTCCCTGGTTTCACATCAGTGAGTTTCTTTGAAAAGGTTTCTTGTTAGATTCGTGAAATGCGGTCTGAGGTTAACACACACTTGAGAGTTTTTGAGACGTTTCCTCTGCAGCTTAAATGTCAGTAAATACCCCACCTGTGACTCGAGTGTGGCTGCATGTCGACCAGGAGTCCACCTGCCTGTAGATCCGTCAGCGCGGAGTGTTTTAGGCCTCCCAAAGTGGTGTTCATTTGTCTCCGTCCACTGGCTTTctgtgcagcagagagaagacatCTGAAAATCCAAAGTTTTAATCTGATTGGCTCACCTGTCACCTGTACAAGAGCCTTTGCCGCCTACATGTAACTGAAGCTGATAACACCTGCATATCAATGAGAGCAGCTGATTCCTCCTCACGGCTCAGCTGGGGGGAATCCGTCGACGTGAACTTCCTCCATCAGGTCTGAACATGAACGCGGTTCCTCAGACTCGTTCTGACGGGTTTTCCCTTCAGGCCGCGGGGACGTCGTCTCCACGCAGGTGAATGAAGCAAACAGAGGCTACCTGCGGCCCACCCAggagtctgtttgtgttctaACAGGTTTCTGACTGCTGTGGgaacattttagatttttttatttaatccagTTAGCTCAGCATAAAGACCGGAAACGCTTGTTTGGCTCCAGTCACAACATCCACCACCAGAAACTCAAACATGCACACGTCACCCGTTTTAATGATGCAAAAACGGCACTTGAACGTGTCGGACTCGTGGATCGTGGAGCCTCCACGTGTTGCTCGGCAGCTGCAGCCGTTTAGCCTCTTTCAGCTCGCGCTTTTGGTTTTGCGCGTCCTCCGAGCTGAA comes from Scatophagus argus isolate fScaArg1 chromosome 5, fScaArg1.pri, whole genome shotgun sequence and encodes:
- the LOC124059774 gene encoding P2Y purinoceptor 14-like isoform X3, producing the protein MDILNSTRVPTNQSDFGSTFTRHVLPPLYFTICVVGLILNIVAAFIFFRVTSDSGLVVYLKNMVVADLLMLVTFPFRLLAQLGLGGWRLHVVTCRYTAVLFYSSMYVGILFMGLISLERYMKIVRHSSSSSSSSCRSRFCRASLLHLMQSVGFARVLALLVWSLLLLCVLPNVLLTSKPAHEGNSRHCMQLKTPLGVQWHRASTLFSVSLFWVTLLVLVFCYTSIACQVYRSYRRVRHNNSDIRRRSNRSIFSILAVFFVCFVPYHVSRVPYTLSQMPASGFSRDARFLLFQVKEGTLFLAALNVCLDPIIYFLMCQTFRESLLRKLSGRERRRSLTTAQSLSNI
- the LOC124059767 gene encoding zinc finger protein 708-like gives rise to the protein MDASVNDSFERQTRTVVEVSVRATVTALERGAPAAGGGAAAATPTQILQDMGKDLTHKISQLYRDTSAKLLQENRALRAEVGQLEAELKANITAAFQLEKQLRSQVGRLRREVAHLDRDLKRTRETSETTRELLDRDRREKTLTGPVHVLLQGGSLLGSPVVSLYTNQKVADPAALSVAILRSVVSTGQTSAQPSAPLVVTSRPLPGLASVPVRLNLTAQEAAASDAATGQTSQPAASQPRPDPTADSPETPPEAEDSSAVDAQPQDTETKLSEDKPEDSGGPSAGFRKKEEHQQKRVFCEKCNKGFHYRHQLKKHMRRHDKPFSCRQCDKRFHKEKTFQTHLQAHEVKPAREKKRQEMWPCSQCDKRYRLQQDLKAHLRHHEAQKFFKCSVCEKAYAKIRLLKRHEAVHTGLRPFTCDSCGKGFAAKSVLQEHQSIHTGAKPFSCATCGKSFRTSAHLISHKKVHSEERPFRCSDCGKTFKLKRALVQHQVVHTGEKPFVCQTCGIGFGLKNNLQRHLRVHTGEKPFRCPKCGEEFSGTWSFKTHMLVHGAKKPFMCDLCGKTFFYNSKLLEHQQVVHRNQEKAQSSQGEGPAGPKTFSCSVCHKGFSGASELRVHQETHSEENKFVCATCGKCFHRKCTFVYHMRQHGEEKPSSCGVCGKTFLQPSRLKEHVTLHTGEKRYTCEQCGRAFRTRNNFYRHARLHRGERPYQCQVCHSKFSQSNQLKSHMQIHTGVKLYPCSRCRRGFSDSRQLKKHSCGDGFQTPALRSGKGRART
- the LOC124059774 gene encoding P2Y purinoceptor 14-like isoform X2, whose product is MNRADFEDALTFHVAPSSGMDILNSTRVPTNQSDFGSTFTRHVLPPLYFTICVVGLILNIVAAFIFFRVTSDSGLVVYLKNMVVADLLMLVTFPFRLLAQLGLGGWRLHVVTCRYTAVLFYSSMYVGILFMGLISLERYMKIVRHSSSSSSSSCRSRFCRASLLHLMQSVGFARVLALLVWSLLLLCVLPNVLLTSKPAHEGNSRHCMQLKTPLGVQWHRASTLFSVSLFWVTLLVLVFCYTSIACQVYRSYRRVRHNNSDIRRRSNRSIFSILAVFFVCFVPYHVSRVPYTLSQMPASGFSRDARFLLFQVKEGTLFLAALNVCLDPIIYFLMCQTFRESLLRKLSGRERRRSLTTAQSLSNI
- the LOC124059774 gene encoding P2Y purinoceptor 14-like isoform X1; translated protein: MNKSFAEFEFSAKGMKQRSAPGVESGPRSCWRVCAAVWLQSFSADTSSWEGSQLFHVHDVVSINTGSQRVGLKKTLKFLNMSIPFIFELDVSGFAGQISAGMDILNSTRVPTNQSDFGSTFTRHVLPPLYFTICVVGLILNIVAAFIFFRVTSDSGLVVYLKNMVVADLLMLVTFPFRLLAQLGLGGWRLHVVTCRYTAVLFYSSMYVGILFMGLISLERYMKIVRHSSSSSSSSCRSRFCRASLLHLMQSVGFARVLALLVWSLLLLCVLPNVLLTSKPAHEGNSRHCMQLKTPLGVQWHRASTLFSVSLFWVTLLVLVFCYTSIACQVYRSYRRVRHNNSDIRRRSNRSIFSILAVFFVCFVPYHVSRVPYTLSQMPASGFSRDARFLLFQVKEGTLFLAALNVCLDPIIYFLMCQTFRESLLRKLSGRERRRSLTTAQSLSNI